From one Tistrella bauzanensis genomic stretch:
- a CDS encoding DeoR/GlpR family DNA-binding transcription regulator yields MRPKQRQAQIADIIWQQGEMSVEALALSFGVSVETIRRDLGQLAEDGVLQKVHGGARRLKLHAESSFKDRMAEDAEAKQAIAAKLARLVEPGDTLFIDTGSTTLACAEALAGIEALTVITNSLNIAQVFGASPPSATIYLLGGTFSHDNNQTVGPLVIEQIRDFQADHAILTVAALDAEVGAMDANFDEAQVARAMIGNARHVFVAANRSKFGRKAAFRVCALDDIDAVITDGPLDATYEAAIRAAGADII; encoded by the coding sequence ATGCGGCCAAAACAGCGACAGGCACAGATCGCGGATATCATCTGGCAACAGGGCGAGATGTCGGTGGAGGCACTGGCGCTGTCGTTCGGGGTGTCGGTCGAAACCATCCGCCGCGACCTGGGCCAACTGGCCGAGGATGGCGTGCTCCAGAAGGTGCATGGCGGCGCACGCCGGCTGAAGCTCCATGCCGAGAGCAGCTTCAAGGATCGCATGGCCGAGGATGCCGAGGCCAAACAGGCGATCGCCGCCAAGCTTGCCCGGCTGGTGGAGCCCGGCGACACACTGTTCATCGATACCGGTTCGACCACCCTGGCCTGCGCCGAGGCGCTGGCGGGTATCGAGGCGCTGACCGTGATCACCAATTCGCTGAACATTGCCCAGGTTTTCGGTGCCAGCCCGCCATCCGCCACGATCTATCTGCTGGGCGGCACCTTCAGCCACGACAACAACCAGACCGTCGGGCCGCTGGTGATCGAACAGATCCGCGACTTCCAGGCCGATCACGCGATCCTGACCGTGGCGGCGCTGGATGCCGAGGTGGGGGCGATGGACGCCAATTTCGACGAGGCACAGGTCGCCCGCGCGATGATCGGCAATGCGCGCCATGTCTTCGTGGCGGCAAACCGCAGCAAATTCGGCCGCAAGGCGGCGTTCCGGGTCTGCGCGCTCGACGATATCGACGCGGTGATCACCGACGGGCCGCTCGACGCAACATATGAAGCCGCCATCAGAGCGGCGGGAGCGGACATCATCTAG
- a CDS encoding NAD(P)/FAD-dependent oxidoreductase, with the protein MTDNPGHIHGEVFDAAVIGGGVIGCALARRFTLDGARVVLIEKAADVLDGASKANSAILHTGFDAPPGSLEAACIAAGYQEYMTIRDRLNLPLLRTGAMVVAWSEAEAALLPGLMAQARQNGVDDVMPLTEAEARRLEPELGPGVRAAFRVPREYVIDPWSAPHAYLRQALENGARLLCRAEVTGGRFDGEIWRLETSRGVVRAGLVINAAGLHGDRIDAMLTGTQHFTIRPRKGQFVVYDKPAAALTRHILLPVPTAVTKGVVVCRTAFGNLLVGPTAEEQEDRDHAVLVPETLTALIRRGTEILPALADHDVTAIYAGLRPATEFKDYQIRLDAGRRYVTVGGIRSTGLSSALGTARHVHDLCAGFGFGAAPLADPVWPRMAMLAEDEIRDWQCPGNGGVVCHCERVTRREIEAALTGPLAAGSLAGLKRRTRVTMGRCQGFYCTQELAAITAGRLDVPMTGGDT; encoded by the coding sequence ATGACGGATAATCCCGGCCATATCCATGGTGAGGTCTTTGATGCCGCCGTCATCGGCGGTGGTGTGATCGGCTGCGCGCTGGCCCGACGGTTCACACTCGACGGTGCGCGGGTGGTGCTGATCGAAAAGGCGGCCGATGTTCTGGACGGGGCGTCCAAGGCGAACAGCGCCATTCTTCACACCGGCTTCGATGCCCCGCCCGGATCGCTGGAAGCCGCCTGCATCGCCGCCGGCTATCAGGAATACATGACGATCCGCGACCGGTTGAACCTGCCGCTGCTGCGCACCGGCGCCATGGTGGTGGCATGGAGCGAGGCCGAGGCCGCCCTTCTGCCCGGTCTGATGGCGCAGGCGCGGCAGAACGGTGTCGACGATGTCATGCCGCTGACCGAGGCCGAGGCCCGCCGGCTGGAGCCCGAACTGGGGCCGGGGGTGCGGGCGGCCTTCCGGGTGCCGCGCGAATATGTCATCGATCCATGGTCGGCGCCGCATGCCTATCTGCGCCAGGCACTTGAGAACGGCGCCAGATTGCTGTGCCGGGCGGAGGTGACCGGCGGTCGGTTCGATGGTGAGATATGGCGCTTGGAGACCAGCCGCGGTGTCGTCCGGGCCGGGCTGGTGATCAACGCCGCCGGGCTGCATGGCGACCGGATCGACGCGATGCTGACCGGGACGCAGCATTTCACCATCCGGCCGCGCAAGGGCCAGTTCGTGGTCTATGACAAGCCGGCTGCCGCGCTCACCCGCCACATCCTGCTGCCGGTGCCGACGGCGGTCACCAAGGGCGTCGTTGTCTGCCGCACCGCCTTCGGCAATCTGCTGGTCGGGCCGACCGCCGAGGAACAGGAGGATCGCGACCACGCGGTGCTGGTGCCCGAAACCCTGACGGCGCTGATCCGCCGCGGCACCGAGATCCTGCCGGCGCTGGCCGATCACGATGTGACGGCAATCTATGCCGGCCTGCGCCCTGCCACTGAATTCAAGGACTATCAGATCCGCCTGGATGCCGGGCGGCGCTATGTCACCGTTGGCGGCATCCGCTCGACCGGCCTGAGTTCGGCGCTGGGCACGGCGCGTCATGTCCACGACCTGTGCGCGGGCTTCGGATTCGGGGCGGCGCCACTGGCCGATCCGGTCTGGCCCCGGATGGCGATGCTGGCCGAGGACGAGATCCGCGACTGGCAATGCCCCGGCAATGGCGGCGTGGTCTGCCATTGCGAGCGGGTGACCCGGCGCGAGATCGAGGCGGCCCTGACCGGCCCCTTGGCCGCCGGCAGCCTGGCCGGGCTGAAGCGCCGCACGCGGGTGACCATGGGGCGCTGCCAGGGGTTCTATTGCACGCAGGAACTGGCGGCGATCACCGCCGGCCGGCTGGATGTGCCGATGACGGGCGGTGACACATGA